In a single window of the Bacillus clarus genome:
- the nrdG gene encoding anaerobic ribonucleoside-triphosphate reductase activating protein → MKVMNIIHDSVVDGEGLRTVVFFAGCPHRCIGCHNPKSWNVCNGIEMTAQEIVKEIEKNSLTDVTFSGGDPFFQAAEVKKVAKAVKDLKKNLWIYTGYTLEEIQSSQNNDMIELLHYGDILVDGRFELEKRDLTLPFRGSSNQRIIRLKE, encoded by the coding sequence ATGAAAGTTATGAACATCATTCATGATAGTGTAGTAGATGGAGAGGGGTTGCGGACAGTTGTGTTTTTTGCGGGCTGTCCGCATCGTTGTATAGGTTGTCATAATCCGAAATCTTGGAATGTTTGTAATGGAATAGAAATGACGGCCCAAGAAATTGTGAAAGAGATTGAAAAAAATTCATTAACTGATGTAACATTTTCAGGTGGAGATCCATTTTTTCAAGCTGCTGAAGTGAAAAAAGTAGCCAAAGCAGTGAAAGATTTGAAAAAAAACTTGTGGATTTACACAGGTTATACGTTAGAAGAGATACAGAGTTCCCAAAATAATGATATGATAGAGTTGTTACATTATGGGGATATTTTGGTCGATGGAAGATTTGAACTCGAAAAGAGAGATTTAACACTTCCATTTCGCGGAAGCTCCAATCAACGTATTATTCGATTGAAAGAGTAA
- a CDS encoding S1C family serine protease — MGYYDGPNLNEEHSETKELRKSGSKKGYFFTGLVGAIVGAVSISFAAPYMPWIQDNGAAVSSVSSNSKVEGTVVPVVNKAKNETDLPGMIEGAKDVVVGVINMQQSVDPFAMQQAGQEQTAGTGSGVIYKKAGNKAYIVTNNHVVEGANKLAVKLSDGKKVDAKLVGKDPWLDLAVVEIDGSNVSKVASLGDSSKIRTGEKAIAIGNPLGFDGSVTEGIISSKEREIPVDIDGDKRPDWNAQVIQTDAAINPGNSGGALFNQNGEVIGINSSKIAQQSVEGIGFAIPINIAKPVIESLEKDGVVKRPALGVGVVSLEDVQAYAVNQLKVPKEVTNGVVLGKIYPISPAEKAGLAQYDIVVALDGQKIENSLQFRKYLYEKKKVGEKVEVTFYRNGEKMTKTATLADNSATKNQ; from the coding sequence ATGGGATATTACGACGGACCAAATTTGAATGAAGAGCATAGTGAAACGAAAGAACTGAGGAAATCAGGAAGTAAAAAAGGTTATTTTTTCACAGGTTTAGTGGGAGCTATAGTCGGGGCCGTTTCGATTAGTTTTGCAGCACCTTATATGCCATGGATACAAGATAATGGAGCGGCAGTTTCATCTGTATCTTCTAATTCAAAAGTAGAGGGAACGGTAGTTCCAGTTGTAAATAAAGCAAAAAACGAAACTGATTTACCAGGTATGATTGAAGGCGCAAAAGATGTTGTTGTAGGTGTGATTAATATGCAACAGAGCGTAGATCCATTTGCGATGCAGCAGGCAGGTCAGGAACAAACAGCTGGTACAGGATCAGGTGTCATTTATAAAAAAGCGGGTAATAAAGCATATATCGTAACAAATAACCACGTAGTAGAGGGAGCTAATAAACTTGCTGTAAAACTAAGTGATGGTAAAAAAGTAGATGCCAAATTAGTTGGGAAAGATCCATGGCTAGATTTAGCTGTTGTAGAAATTGATGGATCGAATGTTAGTAAAGTTGCAAGTTTAGGTGACTCAAGTAAAATCCGTACTGGTGAAAAAGCAATTGCAATTGGTAATCCGTTAGGATTTGATGGTAGTGTAACAGAAGGTATCATCAGTAGTAAAGAACGTGAAATTCCAGTGGATATTGACGGAGATAAACGCCCGGATTGGAATGCACAAGTAATTCAAACGGATGCAGCTATTAACCCAGGTAATAGTGGCGGGGCATTATTTAATCAAAATGGTGAAGTAATTGGTATTAATTCAAGTAAAATAGCTCAACAATCAGTAGAGGGAATTGGCTTTGCAATTCCAATTAACATCGCAAAACCAGTCATTGAATCGCTTGAAAAAGATGGAGTAGTGAAACGACCAGCCCTTGGAGTCGGTGTAGTTTCATTAGAAGATGTGCAAGCTTATGCAGTAAATCAATTAAAAGTACCAAAAGAAGTTACAAATGGTGTTGTATTAGGTAAAATCTATCCAATCTCACCAGCAGAAAAAGCTGGTTTAGCGCAATATGATATTGTAGTAGCACTAGATGGTCAAAAAATAGAAAATTCACTTCAATTCCGAAAATATTTATATGAAAAGAAAAAAGTTGGCGAGAAAGTGGAAGTTACATTTTATCGTAACGGTGAAAAAATGACGAAAA
- a CDS encoding response regulator transcription factor, translating to MNKTVLLVEDERRLREIVSDYFRNEGFEVIEAEDGKQALELFAEHTIDLIMLDIMLPEIDGWSVCRRIRKESAVPIIMLTARSDEDDTLLGFELGADEYVTKPFSPKVLVARAKTLLKRADGAVGVAEENVLSMAGIDVNRLSRTVLVDEEEIILTHKEFELLVYLMENKGIVLSRQHLLDQLWGYDYFGDDRTVDTHIKKLRNKLGDKAKHIGTVIRVGYKFEE from the coding sequence ATGAATAAAACAGTATTACTTGTTGAAGATGAAAGAAGATTACGTGAAATCGTGAGTGATTATTTTCGTAATGAAGGTTTTGAGGTAATCGAAGCGGAAGATGGAAAACAAGCGTTAGAATTATTTGCTGAACATACAATTGATTTAATTATGTTAGATATTATGTTGCCAGAAATAGATGGTTGGTCCGTTTGTAGACGTATTCGAAAAGAGTCAGCAGTACCAATTATTATGCTGACAGCACGCTCTGATGAAGATGATACATTGCTAGGTTTTGAACTAGGTGCAGATGAATATGTAACGAAACCTTTTAGCCCGAAAGTGTTAGTAGCTCGTGCAAAAACGTTATTAAAACGTGCTGATGGAGCAGTAGGAGTAGCTGAAGAAAACGTGCTTTCTATGGCTGGAATCGACGTGAATCGACTTTCTCGAACGGTATTAGTAGACGAAGAAGAAATTATATTGACACATAAGGAATTTGAACTTCTTGTATATTTAATGGAGAATAAAGGGATTGTGTTATCGCGTCAACATTTATTAGATCAGCTATGGGGATATGATTACTTTGGCGATGATCGAACTGTAGATACGCATATTAAAAAGCTTAGAAATAAGCTAGGCGATAAGGCGAAGCATATTGGAACTGTCATCCGAGTTGGTTATAAGTTTGAAGAATAG